A region from the Sutcliffiella horikoshii genome encodes:
- a CDS encoding CarD family transcriptional regulator: MFKIGDNIVYPMHGVGIIKDIEEKEILGKKQQYFVIRMLISNMQVMIPTGKILSSSIRPVTDIIALKHIMHIFQHGESDRLMPWKQRFKLNTEKIKTGKIQEGAEVVRDLMRMKKEKALNSSEKRMLNNANEFLISELRLIKGITEKQIKSFC; the protein is encoded by the coding sequence TTGTTTAAAATTGGCGATAACATTGTTTATCCAATGCACGGAGTAGGTATAATTAAAGATATAGAAGAAAAGGAAATCTTAGGAAAAAAACAACAGTATTTTGTCATAAGAATGTTAATCAGTAATATGCAAGTCATGATCCCTACGGGTAAAATATTGAGTTCAAGTATACGCCCAGTTACTGACATCATTGCATTGAAACACATCATGCACATTTTTCAGCATGGAGAATCAGATAGATTAATGCCGTGGAAACAAAGATTTAAATTGAACACGGAAAAAATCAAAACAGGTAAAATACAAGAAGGTGCCGAAGTTGTGCGTGATCTAATGCGTATGAAGAAAGAGAAAGCACTTAATTCAAGCGAAAAAAGAATGCTGAATAACGCAAATGAATTTTTGATTAGTGAACTGAGATTAATTAAAGGAATCACTGAAAAGCAAATAAAAAGCTTTTGTTAA
- the cspC gene encoding cold shock protein CspC, translating into MEQGTVKWFNAEKGFGFIERENGDDVFVHFSAIQSDGFKSLDEGQKVTFDVEQGARGAQASNVQKAS; encoded by the coding sequence ATGGAACAAGGTACAGTTAAATGGTTTAATGCAGAAAAAGGTTTTGGATTTATCGAACGCGAAAATGGAGACGATGTATTCGTTCACTTCTCCGCAATCCAAAGTGATGGCTTCAAATCTTTAGACGAAGGTCAAAAAGTAACGTTTGACGTTGAGCAAGGTGCTCGTGGAGCTCAAGCTTCTAACGTTCAAAAAGCTTCTTAA
- a CDS encoding HD domain-containing protein, with amino-acid sequence MNVVEKAIIFAAEAHKHQTRKGTEIPYITHPFAVGMMLQGAGCSEEVVAAGILHDTLEDTEATYDSLVKEFGGGVADLVVAASENDKSLSWEERKQHTIDGLKDASMEELQVIVADKLHNLRSIRADLKEHGDTIWGRFNRGKEKQRWYYANIVKALAPRKDGFKLIGDLEKEVSEVFGFVEL; translated from the coding sequence ATGAATGTAGTAGAGAAAGCCATCATCTTTGCAGCTGAGGCACATAAGCACCAAACAAGAAAAGGGACCGAGATACCTTATATCACACATCCGTTTGCGGTTGGAATGATGTTGCAAGGTGCGGGTTGCTCGGAAGAAGTGGTTGCTGCGGGTATTTTGCACGACACATTGGAAGATACGGAAGCCACTTATGATAGTTTGGTGAAAGAGTTTGGTGGCGGAGTAGCAGATTTAGTTGTGGCTGCTTCTGAAAATGACAAAAGTCTTTCATGGGAAGAAAGAAAACAACACACCATTGATGGGTTGAAAGATGCTTCGATGGAAGAGTTGCAAGTCATTGTTGCGGATAAGCTGCACAATTTACGCTCCATTCGAGCGGATCTTAAAGAACACGGGGATACGATTTGGGGGCGGTTTAATCGAGGCAAAGAGAAGCAACGTTGGTACTATGCAAACATTGTGAAGGCATTGGCTCCTAGGAAAGATGGGTTTAAGTTGATTGGTGACTTAGAGAAGGAAGTTAGTGAAGTTTTTGGTTTTGTAGAGTTGTAG